One Nicotiana tomentosiformis chromosome 4, ASM39032v3, whole genome shotgun sequence genomic window carries:
- the LOC104111952 gene encoding beta-galactosidase 16-like isoform X2, giving the protein MVENKRAMRMRWLWRNWLAATVLVMAGAVAAGGASVSYDGRSLIIDGQRKMLFSGSIHYPRSTPDMWPSLISKAKQGGIDVIETYVFWNLHEPRPGQYDFSGRRDIVAFIKEIQAQGLYCCLRIGPYIEGEWTYGGFPFWLHDVPGIVYRSDNEPFKLYMQNFTTKIVNLMKSEGLYASQGGPIILSQIENEYQNIEKAFREEGPPYVRWAVKMAVELQTGVPWVMCKQDDAPDPIINTCNGMKCGETFKGPNSPNKPSLWTENWTSFYQVYGQNVTLRSAQDIAFQVALFIARKNGTYINYYMYHGGTNFGRTAAEFMITSYYDQAPLDEYGLIREPKWGHLKELHAAVKLCSEAILSSFPTLLSFGQLQEAYVFSGDSGACAAFLVNTDSRTSATVRFQNLTYQLPPKSISILPDCKVVAFNTAKVSTQFNTRTSRPVVKFNSAEKWEQFQEVIPQFDATALRSQTLLEQTNTTKDASDYLWYTASFEQDSQEHQARLSVKSLGHVLHAFVNGALVGSAHGQFRNTSFTLESTVALNKGTNQISLLSATVGLPDSGAFLERRSLGVRSVIIQNSRGVKNFTVSPWGYQVGLLGEKLQIYTYEGSKNANWSSLDSSQQLTWYKSTFSAPKGKGPIALNLGSMGKGEAWVNGQSIGRYWVSFHTSAGLPSQTCHKGMRARHGFESTTSNFLEKVRQT; this is encoded by the exons ATGTGGCCATCTCTAATATCAAAAGCAAAACAAGGTGGAATAGATGTGATTGAGACCTATGTTTTTTGGAATCTTCATGAGCCTCGTCCTGGACAG TATGATTTTAGTGGAAGACGTGACATAGTAGCATTCATCAAGGAAATTCAAGCACAAGGTCTATACTGTTGCCTTCGTATTGGGCCCTATATTGAGGGTGAATGGACTTATGG GGGTTTCCCGTTTTGGTTACATGATGTCCCTGGCATTGTTTATCGATCTGACAATGAACCGTTTAAG TTATACATGCAAAACTTTACCACAAAAATAGTGAACTTGATGAAGTCGGAAGGGTTATATGCCTCACAAGGAGGTCCAATCATATTATCACAG ATTGAGAACGAATATCAGAATATAGAAAAAGCATTCAGAGAAGAGGGGCCCCCTTATGTTCGTTGGGCAGTAAAGATGGCTGTGGAACTTCAGACTGGTGTGCCATGGGTCATGTGTAAACAAGATGATGCTCCTGATCCTATT ATTAACACATGCAATGGAATGAAATGTGGAGAAACATTTAAAGGGCCAAATTCACCAAATAAGCCGTCACTCTGGACAGAGAACTGGACAAGCTT CTACCAAGTGTATGGTCAGAATGTAACACTTAGATCAGCACAAGACATTGCCTTTCAAGTTGCTCTGTTCATCGCAAGGAAGAATGGAACGTACATAAACTATTACATG TATCATGGAGGAACCAATTTTGGCAGGACTGCTGCAGAATTTATGATAACAAGTTATTATGATCAAGCTCCACTTGATGAGTATG GTTTAATTAGAGAACCAAAATGGGGTCATCTGAAAGAATTACATGCAGCAGTGAAGTTATGCTCGGAAGCCATACTTTCTAGTTTTCCCACCTTGCTATCTTTTGGTCAACTACAGGAG GCATATGTATTCAGTGGAGATTCAGGAGCTTGCGCAGCATTCCTGGTCAACACAGATAGTAGAACAAGTGCAACAGTGCGATTCCAAAATTTGACATATCaattacctccaaaatctataagcATCTTACCTGATTGCAAGGTTGTGGCCTTCAATACAGCCAAG GTGAGTACTCAATTTAACACAAGAACTTCGAGGCCAGTGGTCAAGTTTAATTCAGCTGAGAAATGGGAACAATTCCAAGAGGTTATTCCGCAATTTGATGCAACCGCACTGAGATCACAAACATTACTGGAGCAAACAAATACTACAAAAGATGCCTCCGATTATCTTTGGTATACTGCCAG TTTCGAGCAGGATTCCCAGGAGCATCAGGCTAGACTAAGTGTGAAGTCCTTAGGCCATGTTTTACATGCTTTTGTGAATGGAGCTCTTGTGG GGTCTGCTCATGGACAATTTAGAAATACATCATTTACACTAGAAAGCACGGTTGCTCTAAATAAAGGGACAAACCAAATCTCATTACTGAGTGCAACGGTTGGCTTACCG GATTCAGGAGCATTTCTTGAGCGCAGGTCTCTCGGTGTACGTTCAGTGATTATTCAAAACAGCCGAGGGGTCAAAAATTTCACTGTTTCCCCCTGGGGTTATCAG GTTGGACTGTTAGGTGAAAAGTTACAAATTTACACATATGAAGGATCGAAGAATGCTAATTGGAGCAGCTTAGACTCTTCTCAACAGCTCACATGGTACAAG TCCACTTTCAGTGCACCCAAGGGGAAAGGTCCAATTGCTCTAAATCTTGGGTCCATGGGGAAAGGTGAAGCTTGGGTTAATGGCCAAAGTATCGGCAGATATTGGGTCTCATTTCACACATCTGCAGGTCTTCCTTCACAAACTTG TCACAAAGGTATGCGCGCACGTCACGGATTCGAATCCACCACCAGTAATTTCTTGGAGAAAGTCCGACAAACTTAG
- the LOC104111952 gene encoding beta-galactosidase 16-like isoform X1, whose translation MVENKRAMRMRWLWRNWLAATVLVMAGAVAAGGASVSYDGRSLIIDGQRKMLFSGSIHYPRSTPDMWPSLISKAKQGGIDVIETYVFWNLHEPRPGQYDFSGRRDIVAFIKEIQAQGLYCCLRIGPYIEGEWTYGGFPFWLHDVPGIVYRSDNEPFKLYMQNFTTKIVNLMKSEGLYASQGGPIILSQIENEYQNIEKAFREEGPPYVRWAVKMAVELQTGVPWVMCKQDDAPDPIINTCNGMKCGETFKGPNSPNKPSLWTENWTSFYQVYGQNVTLRSAQDIAFQVALFIARKNGTYINYYMYHGGTNFGRTAAEFMITSYYDQAPLDEYGLIREPKWGHLKELHAAVKLCSEAILSSFPTLLSFGQLQEAYVFSGDSGACAAFLVNTDSRTSATVRFQNLTYQLPPKSISILPDCKVVAFNTAKVSTQFNTRTSRPVVKFNSAEKWEQFQEVIPQFDATALRSQTLLEQTNTTKDASDYLWYTASFEQDSQEHQARLSVKSLGHVLHAFVNGALVGSAHGQFRNTSFTLESTVALNKGTNQISLLSATVGLPDSGAFLERRSLGVRSVIIQNSRGVKNFTVSPWGYQVGLLGEKLQIYTYEGSKNANWSSLDSSQQLTWYKSTFSAPKGKGPIALNLGSMGKGEAWVNGQSIGRYWVSFHTSAGLPSQTWYNVPRSFLKPRNNLLVVFEEEMGNTVNITVDAISVTKVCAHVTDSNPPPVISWRKSDKLSERHPGRRPKVYLNCPPRSNISKILFASFGNPYGNCEDYAAGLCHSSNSKAIVEKACLGKTKCTIAQSYKKFGGDPCPGVHKSLLVDVQCE comes from the exons ATGTGGCCATCTCTAATATCAAAAGCAAAACAAGGTGGAATAGATGTGATTGAGACCTATGTTTTTTGGAATCTTCATGAGCCTCGTCCTGGACAG TATGATTTTAGTGGAAGACGTGACATAGTAGCATTCATCAAGGAAATTCAAGCACAAGGTCTATACTGTTGCCTTCGTATTGGGCCCTATATTGAGGGTGAATGGACTTATGG GGGTTTCCCGTTTTGGTTACATGATGTCCCTGGCATTGTTTATCGATCTGACAATGAACCGTTTAAG TTATACATGCAAAACTTTACCACAAAAATAGTGAACTTGATGAAGTCGGAAGGGTTATATGCCTCACAAGGAGGTCCAATCATATTATCACAG ATTGAGAACGAATATCAGAATATAGAAAAAGCATTCAGAGAAGAGGGGCCCCCTTATGTTCGTTGGGCAGTAAAGATGGCTGTGGAACTTCAGACTGGTGTGCCATGGGTCATGTGTAAACAAGATGATGCTCCTGATCCTATT ATTAACACATGCAATGGAATGAAATGTGGAGAAACATTTAAAGGGCCAAATTCACCAAATAAGCCGTCACTCTGGACAGAGAACTGGACAAGCTT CTACCAAGTGTATGGTCAGAATGTAACACTTAGATCAGCACAAGACATTGCCTTTCAAGTTGCTCTGTTCATCGCAAGGAAGAATGGAACGTACATAAACTATTACATG TATCATGGAGGAACCAATTTTGGCAGGACTGCTGCAGAATTTATGATAACAAGTTATTATGATCAAGCTCCACTTGATGAGTATG GTTTAATTAGAGAACCAAAATGGGGTCATCTGAAAGAATTACATGCAGCAGTGAAGTTATGCTCGGAAGCCATACTTTCTAGTTTTCCCACCTTGCTATCTTTTGGTCAACTACAGGAG GCATATGTATTCAGTGGAGATTCAGGAGCTTGCGCAGCATTCCTGGTCAACACAGATAGTAGAACAAGTGCAACAGTGCGATTCCAAAATTTGACATATCaattacctccaaaatctataagcATCTTACCTGATTGCAAGGTTGTGGCCTTCAATACAGCCAAG GTGAGTACTCAATTTAACACAAGAACTTCGAGGCCAGTGGTCAAGTTTAATTCAGCTGAGAAATGGGAACAATTCCAAGAGGTTATTCCGCAATTTGATGCAACCGCACTGAGATCACAAACATTACTGGAGCAAACAAATACTACAAAAGATGCCTCCGATTATCTTTGGTATACTGCCAG TTTCGAGCAGGATTCCCAGGAGCATCAGGCTAGACTAAGTGTGAAGTCCTTAGGCCATGTTTTACATGCTTTTGTGAATGGAGCTCTTGTGG GGTCTGCTCATGGACAATTTAGAAATACATCATTTACACTAGAAAGCACGGTTGCTCTAAATAAAGGGACAAACCAAATCTCATTACTGAGTGCAACGGTTGGCTTACCG GATTCAGGAGCATTTCTTGAGCGCAGGTCTCTCGGTGTACGTTCAGTGATTATTCAAAACAGCCGAGGGGTCAAAAATTTCACTGTTTCCCCCTGGGGTTATCAG GTTGGACTGTTAGGTGAAAAGTTACAAATTTACACATATGAAGGATCGAAGAATGCTAATTGGAGCAGCTTAGACTCTTCTCAACAGCTCACATGGTACAAG TCCACTTTCAGTGCACCCAAGGGGAAAGGTCCAATTGCTCTAAATCTTGGGTCCATGGGGAAAGGTGAAGCTTGGGTTAATGGCCAAAGTATCGGCAGATATTGGGTCTCATTTCACACATCTGCAGGTCTTCCTTCACAAACTTG GTACAATGTTCCAAGGTCATTTCTCAAACCTAGAAATAACCTATTAGTTGTATTTGAGGAAGAAATGGGCAATACTGTTAACATCACTGTCGACGCAATTTCAGTCACAAAGGTATGCGCGCACGTCACGGATTCGAATCCACCACCAGTAATTTCTTGGAGAAAGTCCGACAAACTTAGTGAAAGGCACCCTGGTAGAAGACCTAAAGTGTACCTTAATTGTCCTCCGAGAAGCAATATTTCCAAAATTTTGTTTGCAAGCTTTGGAAATCCTTATGGTAATTGTGAAGATTATGCCGCCGGGTTATGCCACTCCTCCAACTCTAAAGCCATTGTCGAAAAG GCTTGTTTAGGGAAGACGAAATGCACTATTGCTCAGTCATATAAGAAATTCGGCGGTGATCCGTGTCCTGGAGTTCATAAGTCTCTGCTGGTTGATGTTCAGTGCGAATGA
- the LOC117280486 gene encoding uncharacterized protein, with protein sequence MANTSATWKSRANVPQWDPSTVNLTKQMEDQGEQIAELMTTLKLLAKNQMPRVKKALIFPKDHIKKATSKNSVTKCKMRELNMWVTIKEVNKGLTTKDNRYMTTNGNEVVQIGPTKAIKAETTIIMEIEQFDKERRVINQMVSSHTTLIKQIENQLGDISSQLNVRPRGALSGDIVVNPKGNDGIGHVFAITTRSDVIDIPPKGNEVIKEATKEASKSYKKLPRPPPPYLQRFSKQQKEGQLQKFYDMLNQIIVTVPFVEALEKMPGYAKFMKDLVTMKKNRQSDTSVQCNHFTNQNENDGGSGFIIPCTIGVTSCARAHNGRLGVFNLMPYAVLKIFDLGNPRPTSMKLLMADRTLKHPFGVIDVILVNVGNLYFPDDFVIMDCEEDREKSMKQSHDYGVISMIDIVDEDMEETCHDESLRMVLLNSNNYHMDKLRFQSYEKASLYKRRNKYLYYKKIKRKEFYLGGMVLLYNSMFKLLWVKLKSKW encoded by the exons ATGGCCAACACATCAGCCACTTGGAAATCTAGAGCTAATGTGCCCCAATGGGATCCATCTACGGTAAACTTGACTAAGCAAATGGAAGATCAAGGAGAACAAATTGCAGAATTGATGACAACATTGAAGTTGCTAGCGAAGAACCAAATGCCAAG GGTCAAGAAGGCACTTATTTTTCCCAAGGATCATATCAAGAAGGCGACTTCCAAGAACAGTGTTACCAAATGCAAAATGAGGGAGCTCAACATGTGGGTAACTATCAAGGAGGTCAACAAAGGTCTAACAACCAAGGATAATAGATACATGACAACCAATGGCAATGAGGTAGTTCAAATTGGTCCAACCAAGGCAATCAAGGCTGAAACGACAATAATCATGGAAATC GAGCAGTTCGACAAAGAAAGGAGAGTTATCAATCAAATGGTCAGTTCTCATACCACGTTAATCAAGCAAATTGAGAATCAATTAGGAGATATTTCATCTCAACTGAATGTGAGGCCACGCGGAGCATTGTCAGGTGATATTGTTGTAAATCCAAAGGGAAATGATGGTATAGGCCATGTCTTTGCAATTACCACGAGGAGTG ATGTGATTGATATACCTCCCAAAGGAAATGAAGTAATCAAAGAAGCAACTAAGGAGGCTTCTAAATCCTACAAGAAGCTACCTAGACCACCTCCTCCTTATCTACAGAGGTTTTCCAAACAACAAAAAGAGGGACAGTTGCAGAAATTCTATGACATGTTGAACCAGATCATTGTTACTGTGCCTTTTGTAGAGGCACTTGAGAAAATGCCAGggtatgccaagttcatgaaagACTTGGTCACCATGAAGAAAAATCGTCAAAGTGACACATCAGTACAGTGCAATCATTTCACAAATCAGAATGAAAATGATGGAGGATCCGGGTTCATTATACCTTGTACGATTGGTGTGACAAGTTGCGCCAGAGCACATAATGGCAGATTGGGTGTGTTTAATCTAATGCCTTACGCTGTGCTTAAGATATTCGATTTGGGTAATCCAAGGCCTACCTCTATGAAGCTTCTTATGGCGGATCGAACTCTAAAACATCCGTTTGGGGTCATTGATGTCATTCTTGTCAATGTGGGTAATTTATACTTTCCAGACGACTTTGTGATAATGGACTGCGAAGAGGATAGAGAG AAGTCAATGAAGCAATCGCATGACTATGGAGTGATCTCTATGATTGATATAGTAGATGAGGACATGGAAGAAACGTGTCATGATGAATCCTTGAGAATGGTTctcttaaattcaaataattaccaCATGGACAAGTTGCGGTTCCAATCCTATGAGAAGGCATCATTGTACAAGCGGAGGAATAAATACCTCTACTACAAGAAAATCAAAAGGAAAGAGTTTTACCTAGGAGGTATGGTTCTTCTTTACAATTCAATGTTCAAATTGTTGTGGGTAAAGCTTAAATCGAAATGGTAG